From a region of the Oryza sativa Japonica Group chromosome 6, ASM3414082v1 genome:
- the LOC4339955 gene encoding uncharacterized protein — protein sequence MGMEDDAAGRGTTVPFLVAVRFVVALAVGAVTFAVIVMVIAMVSRPEEIQLSIDRGYITVYDDYGSEVLPTATTSLAAILGGFVQSRPSTAQLAVSLTASYSSQRGHKDKIINCSDITIGLVDMTLSPASWASGQMPAKINDTIVWFKLNNGFTLLKDTSHTEAMTVTITNSSQIMEYIEHRLKQEDVFHVLVMVHIITPSTNPNSPSPPPPPPPPSPAPAPAPSNAQSPSNNGPAHTFYCWPITIGYGYSALQDTDDVGCKSIGSSVVPGNQTNRANATSVTSGESMPVQIGG from the exons ATGGGAATGGAAGACGACGCCGCCGGGCGCGGCACGACGGTGCCGTTCCTTGTGGCGGTGCGGTTTGTGGTGGCCTTAGCGGTGGGCGCGGTCACCTTCGCGGTGATCGTCATGGTGATCGCCATGGTCAGTCGCCCGGAGGAGATTCAGCTCTCCATCGACCGGGGCTACATCACTGTGTATGATGACTATGGCTCGGAAGTATTACCGACAGCGACGACGTCGCTGGCGGCGATTTTA GGAGGGTTCGTCCAAAGCCGCCCCAGCACAGCACAACTCGCCGTCTCCCTAACCGCAAGCTACTCCAGCCAGCGCGGGCATAAAGACAAGATCATCAACTGCTCAGACATCACCATCGGCCTAGTGGACATGACGCTGTCACCGGCGTCGTGGGCATCCGGCCAGATGCCGGCGAAGATCAACGATACCATCGTCTGGTTCAAACTCAACAACGGCTTCACGTTGCTCAAGGATACGTCGCACACGGAGGCGATGACGGTGACCATCACAAACAGCAGCCAGATCATGGAGTACATAGAGCACCGGCTCAAACAAGAGGACGTCTTCCACGTGTTGGTCATGGTGCACATCATCACCCCCTCGACTAATCCGAattcgccttcgcctccgcctccgcctccgcctccgtctccggctccggctccggctccttCTAATGCTCAGTCTCCTTCTAATAATGGTCCGGCACACACATTCTACTGCTGGCCCATCACCATCGGCTATGGCTACAGTGCCCTGCAAGACACCGACGATGTCGGCTGCAAAAGCATAGGTTCTTCCGTTGTCCCTGGCAACCAAACCAATAGGGCTAACGCGACAAGCGTGACCAGTGGCGAATCTATGCCTGTGCAAATCGGTGGATAA